A stretch of the Cryptosporangium minutisporangium genome encodes the following:
- a CDS encoding DinB family protein, whose amino-acid sequence MSDEVLHRPERAQFDAFLDEHRSTLAACLDGLTEEQARRSLVPSRTTLLGLVKHGIFVEKVWFDEAVTRRSRAAIGIPRTPDESFVLDDADTIDSVRQAHREACEASRRATSSLALDDVLHGNRRGPLPLRWVYLHVLRELAQHCGHADILREQILSE is encoded by the coding sequence ATGAGCGATGAGGTCCTCCACCGGCCCGAGCGCGCTCAGTTCGACGCCTTCCTCGACGAGCACCGCAGCACGCTCGCCGCGTGTCTGGACGGACTCACCGAGGAGCAGGCGCGCCGCTCGCTCGTGCCGTCCCGCACCACACTGCTGGGCTTGGTGAAGCACGGGATTTTCGTCGAGAAGGTCTGGTTCGACGAAGCCGTGACCCGCCGGTCGCGAGCGGCGATCGGCATCCCCCGGACGCCGGATGAATCTTTCGTCCTGGACGACGCCGACACGATCGACAGCGTCCGGCAGGCGCACCGGGAGGCGTGCGAAGCCTCCCGCCGCGCGACCTCCTCGTTGGCGCTGGACGATGTCCTCCACGGCAACCGCCGGGGCCCGCTCCCGCTGCGCTGGGTCTATCTCCACGTGCTGCGCGAGCTGGCACAGCACTGCGGCCACGCCGACATCCTGCGCGAGCAGATCCTCAGCGAGTAG
- a CDS encoding YafY family protein produces MLETSARLLRLLSLLQQHRDWPGPQLADRLGVTVRTVRRDVERLRELGYPVHATVGNIGGYRLGAGATMPPLLLDDEEAVAVAVGLRTAANGTVVGIEETSVRALSKLEQILPPRLRHRVSALGAATVSPHRPGAVVSAELLTTIAGACRDHQRLRIDYRSHDGTETLRLVEPHKLVHAGRRWYLVAFDVDRDDWRTFRVDRLRPWTPPGPRFTPRTPPDENIGAYASWAVGVQNYRYQGRFTMHAPADQVATRVPADAGLIETIDEHSCTLRAGSNSLDGLALHVTLFGFEFTVHEPIELVEHFRALHARMGRALGLGD; encoded by the coding sequence ATGCTCGAAACGTCCGCGCGCTTGCTCCGTCTGCTCTCGTTGCTGCAGCAGCACCGGGACTGGCCCGGTCCGCAACTCGCCGACCGGCTCGGCGTCACCGTGCGCACGGTCCGCCGCGACGTCGAGCGGCTCCGCGAGCTCGGCTATCCGGTGCACGCCACCGTCGGAAACATCGGCGGCTACCGCCTGGGGGCCGGCGCGACGATGCCGCCACTCCTGCTCGACGACGAGGAGGCCGTCGCGGTGGCGGTCGGCCTGCGCACCGCGGCGAACGGCACGGTGGTCGGCATCGAGGAAACCTCGGTACGCGCGCTGTCGAAGCTGGAACAGATTCTGCCGCCGCGGCTGCGCCACCGCGTCTCGGCTCTCGGGGCGGCCACGGTCTCACCGCACCGGCCGGGCGCGGTGGTCTCCGCCGAGCTGCTGACGACGATCGCCGGCGCCTGCCGTGACCACCAGCGGCTCCGCATCGACTACCGCAGTCACGACGGCACCGAGACCCTCCGCCTGGTCGAGCCACACAAGCTCGTCCACGCCGGCCGTCGCTGGTACCTGGTCGCGTTCGACGTCGATCGCGACGACTGGCGCACGTTCCGCGTCGACCGGCTACGTCCCTGGACGCCGCCCGGCCCGCGTTTCACTCCCCGGACGCCGCCGGACGAGAACATCGGCGCCTACGCCTCGTGGGCGGTGGGCGTTCAGAACTACCGCTACCAAGGACGGTTCACGATGCACGCCCCCGCCGATCAGGTCGCGACGCGGGTACCGGCCGACGCCGGGCTGATCGAGACGATCGACGAGCACAGCTGCACGCTGCGCGCCGGTTCGAACTCCCTCGACGGGTTGGCGCTGCACGTGACGCTGTTCGGCTTCGAGTTCACGGTGCACGAGCCGATCGAACTCGTCGAACACTTCCGGGCCCTGCACGCCCGCATGGGTCGCGCCCTCGGCCTCGGCGACTAG
- a CDS encoding epoxide hydrolase family protein, whose product MTITPFRIDVPQTALDDLEQRLASLRWPTQVPDVGWARGVPVSWLAELVEQWTTSYDWRVIEQRLNQHPQFTTEIDGQTIHFLHVRSRHDQALPLLLLHGWPGSIAEFLDVIEPLTDSDEPFHLVIPSHPNFGFTGPAGAGWDGRRIATAYAELMARLGYERYGVQGGDFGAMIAPEIGRVDAEHVVGVHVNAATVGFIPLEEVSEDEQFTEAEKARLGRLQEFMSDGNGYFQIQATRPHTLGFALADSPVGQLAWIGEKFHDWANPAGSIAAAHVLDHATLYWLTNTGTSSGQLYYEAMHSQHWPTPSSVPTGVANFAEDIAIRRYAEQVNKIVHWAEYEQGGHFAALEVPEVFVAEVRTFFRIVR is encoded by the coding sequence GTGACCATCACCCCGTTCCGCATCGACGTTCCCCAGACCGCTCTGGACGACCTCGAGCAGCGCCTCGCGAGCCTGCGCTGGCCGACGCAGGTCCCGGACGTCGGCTGGGCACGCGGCGTCCCGGTCTCGTGGCTGGCCGAACTCGTAGAGCAGTGGACGACGTCCTACGACTGGCGGGTCATCGAGCAGCGGCTCAACCAGCACCCGCAGTTCACCACCGAGATCGACGGGCAGACGATCCACTTCCTGCACGTCCGTTCGCGGCACGATCAGGCGCTCCCGTTGCTCCTGCTGCACGGCTGGCCGGGTTCGATCGCGGAGTTCCTCGACGTCATCGAGCCGCTCACCGACTCGGACGAGCCCTTCCACCTGGTGATCCCGTCGCATCCGAACTTCGGCTTCACCGGCCCGGCCGGCGCTGGGTGGGACGGGCGCCGGATCGCGACCGCGTACGCCGAGCTGATGGCGCGGCTCGGCTACGAGCGCTACGGCGTCCAGGGCGGTGACTTCGGCGCGATGATCGCTCCGGAGATCGGCCGGGTCGACGCCGAGCACGTGGTCGGCGTCCACGTCAACGCGGCGACGGTGGGCTTCATCCCGCTCGAAGAGGTCTCGGAGGACGAGCAGTTCACCGAGGCCGAGAAGGCCCGGCTGGGGCGTCTGCAGGAGTTCATGTCCGACGGCAACGGCTACTTCCAGATCCAGGCCACCCGGCCGCACACGCTGGGCTTCGCGCTGGCCGACTCCCCGGTCGGGCAGCTGGCCTGGATCGGCGAGAAGTTCCACGACTGGGCGAACCCTGCCGGGTCGATCGCCGCCGCGCACGTGCTCGACCACGCCACGCTGTACTGGCTGACCAACACCGGCACCTCGTCCGGCCAGCTGTACTACGAGGCGATGCACTCCCAGCACTGGCCGACGCCGTCGTCGGTGCCGACCGGGGTGGCCAACTTCGCCGAGGACATCGCGATCCGCCGCTACGCCGAGCAGGTGAACAAGATCGTGCACTGGGCCGAGTACGAGCAGGGTGGTCACTTCGCGGCGCTGGAGGTGCCGGAGGTGTTCGTGGCGGAGGTCCGGACGTTCTTCCGCATCGTTCGCTGA
- a CDS encoding phytanoyl-CoA dioxygenase family protein, which translates to MTVDQIAFVRDGFVHVPGAFPRDVADAARALLWERTGCDPDDPTTWTRPVIRLDGYGDEPFRVAANTPTLHAAFDALVGAGRWRPRTGLGTFPIRFPHPDDPGDGGWHVEGSFGERTGYRTNVVSRGRALLMLFLFSDVGADDAPTRIRVGSHLDVPPILAPAGDEGLDFMELAKQAVPASADRPVVHATGEAGDVYLCHPFLVHAAQPHTGRQPKFMAQPPLDPVGELVLDRPDGAYSPVEQAVRLGLGVRR; encoded by the coding sequence GTGACTGTTGACCAGATCGCGTTCGTCCGGGACGGCTTCGTACACGTGCCCGGCGCCTTCCCCCGCGACGTGGCCGACGCCGCTCGCGCGCTGCTGTGGGAACGCACCGGCTGCGATCCCGATGACCCCACCACCTGGACTCGGCCGGTGATCCGTCTCGACGGCTACGGCGACGAGCCGTTCCGGGTCGCCGCCAACACGCCGACGCTGCACGCCGCCTTCGACGCGCTGGTCGGCGCTGGCCGCTGGCGGCCGCGAACCGGACTCGGCACGTTCCCGATCCGGTTCCCGCACCCGGACGATCCCGGTGACGGCGGCTGGCACGTCGAGGGCAGCTTCGGGGAGCGGACCGGGTACCGCACGAACGTGGTGTCGCGCGGCCGGGCGCTGCTCATGCTGTTCCTGTTCTCGGACGTCGGGGCAGACGACGCCCCGACGCGCATCCGGGTCGGCTCCCATCTCGACGTGCCACCGATCCTGGCCCCGGCCGGCGACGAAGGGCTCGACTTCATGGAGCTGGCGAAGCAGGCCGTGCCCGCCTCAGCGGATCGGCCGGTCGTCCACGCCACCGGCGAGGCGGGTGACGTCTACCTCTGCCACCCCTTTCTGGTACACGCCGCGCAGCCGCACACCGGCCGCCAGCCGAAGTTCATGGCACAGCCGCCGCTGGACCCCGTGGGTGAGCTGGTTCTCGACCGACCCGACGGGGCCTACTCGCCGGTCGAGCAAGCGGTGCGGCTCGGGCTCGGAGTACGTCGGTAG
- a CDS encoding Lrp/AsnC family transcriptional regulator, giving the protein MNSSRSEYALDDVDWRILDELQKDGRLSFNELGRRIHLSSPAVAERVRRLEQVGVISGYRAVVDPVRAGYGITAFVQLRCKLGSCLLRTSRAADYPEVTEVHKLSGAHCTMIQIRAASLAHLEGVIEQLGRHGELHTHVVLSTQYQDATVSRPETIERPVTPSAGWSGPE; this is encoded by the coding sequence GTGAACTCCTCACGTTCGGAATATGCCCTGGACGACGTCGACTGGCGCATCCTGGACGAGCTGCAGAAGGACGGCCGACTGTCGTTCAACGAACTCGGACGCCGCATCCATCTGTCGTCGCCAGCCGTCGCCGAGCGGGTGCGCAGACTCGAACAGGTCGGCGTCATCAGTGGTTACCGGGCGGTCGTCGACCCCGTGCGGGCCGGCTACGGCATCACCGCCTTCGTCCAGCTCCGCTGCAAGCTCGGCAGTTGTCTGCTGCGTACCAGCCGCGCGGCGGACTACCCCGAGGTGACCGAGGTGCACAAGCTCAGCGGAGCGCACTGCACGATGATCCAGATCCGCGCCGCGTCGCTGGCCCACCTCGAAGGGGTGATCGAGCAACTCGGCCGGCACGGTGAACTCCACACCCACGTGGTCCTCTCGACGCAGTACCAGGACGCGACGGTGTCCCGCCCGGAGACGATCGAGCGCCCGGTGACGCCGTCCGCCGGCTGGAGCGGGCCCGAGTGA
- a CDS encoding MFS transporter, giving the protein MSLNDRRLAALWVAGAAGGLAQTLLGVAATLVAAEMAGNAGTAGFPQALQVLGAAGFAPVVSRWSSRTGRGIGLAIGATVGAAGGAVSVAAVALHSVPLLLLGSFLGGGGATAVALARYAAVEVGGHRGAGRAVSSVLAAVAVGAVVGPNLLAPTVHLDRLVGLPRFSTGFLLATVVFLVAGAVWAIGAPRGAIGPAPAGVRWAFGRSAFAVAVLGLANLVMVATMTMVPVQLHHIGGGLGSIGIVVGVHIAAMFAPAPISGWVVDRFGIGHGAAVACGTLLAATSLAALSAGSVWGLLVAVALLGFGWSAAVVTGSAALVRWARPEERPRLEAAGEVGMGVAAAVGGAASGLVVGVGGYATLATLGAACVAVGLVPLCLRLSTLVPADA; this is encoded by the coding sequence ATGTCACTAAACGATCGCAGGTTGGCAGCGCTCTGGGTCGCCGGTGCCGCAGGCGGACTGGCGCAGACGCTGCTCGGCGTCGCCGCGACTCTGGTGGCGGCCGAGATGGCCGGTAACGCTGGCACGGCAGGCTTCCCGCAGGCGCTGCAGGTGCTCGGCGCCGCGGGCTTCGCGCCGGTGGTTTCCCGATGGTCGTCCCGGACGGGCCGGGGGATCGGCCTCGCCATCGGTGCGACCGTCGGGGCGGCGGGCGGTGCGGTGTCGGTCGCGGCCGTGGCCCTGCACAGCGTGCCGCTGCTCTTGCTCGGCAGTTTCCTCGGAGGCGGGGGTGCGACCGCGGTCGCCCTGGCCAGGTACGCCGCGGTCGAGGTCGGTGGCCACCGGGGCGCCGGGCGTGCGGTCTCGTCCGTGCTCGCAGCCGTCGCGGTCGGGGCGGTCGTGGGGCCGAACCTACTGGCACCGACCGTGCATCTCGACCGCCTGGTAGGTCTTCCTCGCTTCAGCACGGGCTTCCTCCTCGCGACCGTTGTCTTCCTCGTCGCCGGAGCGGTGTGGGCGATCGGCGCGCCTCGCGGCGCGATCGGACCGGCTCCCGCGGGTGTGCGGTGGGCCTTCGGTCGATCCGCTTTTGCCGTCGCCGTGCTCGGTCTGGCGAACCTGGTGATGGTGGCGACGATGACGATGGTGCCGGTGCAGCTGCACCACATCGGCGGTGGTCTGGGCTCGATCGGGATCGTGGTCGGCGTCCACATCGCTGCAATGTTCGCGCCGGCGCCGATCAGCGGTTGGGTGGTCGACCGGTTCGGGATCGGCCATGGCGCAGCGGTGGCCTGCGGGACGCTCCTGGCGGCCACGTCGCTCGCGGCGCTGTCCGCAGGATCGGTGTGGGGGCTTCTCGTCGCGGTCGCACTGCTGGGCTTCGGCTGGAGCGCCGCCGTGGTCACCGGCAGCGCCGCGTTGGTGCGGTGGGCTCGACCGGAGGAGCGGCCGAGGCTGGAAGCGGCGGGCGAGGTCGGGATGGGTGTGGCCGCGGCGGTCGGCGGAGCGGCGTCCGGCCTGGTGGTCGGCGTCGGCGGCTACGCAACGCTGGCGACGCTCGGCGCCGCCTGCGTCGCCGTCGGGCTGGTGCCGCTGTGCCTCCGCCTGTCCACACTGGTTCCCGCCGACGCCTGA
- a CDS encoding GNAT family protein, translating to MNLLPLRFRPAAEEDLELFRRLRTDPDFVGLDWNGFRDPGHPARRFAEDGFLGEDLGWLMVDADDGTTVAMVNWRRGSMGSAGAYWEIGIVVLPEWRGQGVGWRAQAMLCDYLFSHTPVQRIQAGTHPENTAEQKALVKAGFQLEGVLRACEFRAGEWHDGLLYSRLRTDPAPSVD from the coding sequence GTGAATCTGTTGCCCTTACGGTTTCGGCCGGCCGCCGAGGAGGACTTGGAGCTGTTCCGGCGGCTCCGCACCGACCCTGACTTCGTCGGATTGGACTGGAACGGCTTCCGCGATCCGGGTCATCCGGCACGGCGGTTCGCCGAGGACGGCTTTCTCGGCGAGGACCTCGGCTGGCTGATGGTCGACGCCGACGACGGGACGACGGTGGCCATGGTGAACTGGCGACGCGGCAGCATGGGCAGCGCGGGGGCGTACTGGGAGATCGGCATCGTCGTGCTGCCGGAGTGGCGCGGACAGGGCGTCGGTTGGCGGGCACAGGCGATGCTCTGCGACTACCTGTTCAGCCACACCCCGGTGCAACGCATCCAAGCCGGCACCCACCCGGAGAACACTGCCGAGCAGAAGGCCCTGGTGAAAGCCGGATTCCAGTTGGAGGGCGTCCTGCGCGCCTGCGAATTCCGCGCCGGCGAGTGGCACGACGGCCTGCTCTACAGCCGACTGCGCACCGACCCGGCGCCGAGCGTCGACTAG
- a CDS encoding RNA polymerase subunit sigma-70, with product MTDLDAARAGDQHAFGTLVGSYRRELEVYCYRMLGGTQDAEDAVQETLLAAWRGLPAFEERSSLRTWLYRIATRCCLRLAERRPPRVLSWEHGPARNWGEDLGAPVDGPVWVEPLAPDPLAPDAFAPDPGAQVERRETIALAYIAALQRLPATQRAVLILREVLAFSAQEVADLLETSTASVNSALQRARATMSATPDEWPGRPEVAHREAADAFVAAFVAGDVDRLVRLLTDDVRFTMPPLPAWFDGVDAVREFFATRVFATPWRAVRVPDVNGQPAFIGHQEGGAALVVLHFRGGQVCWVASFLEPGMVARFQGISG from the coding sequence GTGACCGATTTGGACGCCGCCCGCGCCGGTGACCAGCACGCGTTCGGGACGCTCGTCGGGTCCTACCGTCGGGAGCTGGAGGTCTACTGCTACCGCATGCTCGGTGGCACCCAGGACGCGGAAGACGCGGTGCAGGAGACGCTGCTGGCGGCCTGGCGCGGCCTGCCCGCCTTCGAGGAGCGCAGTTCCCTGCGCACCTGGCTCTATCGGATAGCGACCCGTTGCTGCCTGCGGCTCGCGGAGCGTCGTCCGCCGCGGGTGTTGTCGTGGGAGCACGGGCCCGCGCGAAACTGGGGTGAAGACCTCGGCGCCCCGGTCGATGGGCCGGTCTGGGTGGAGCCCCTCGCCCCGGATCCCCTCGCCCCGGATGCCTTCGCCCCGGATCCCGGCGCGCAGGTCGAGCGGCGGGAGACGATCGCGCTCGCGTACATCGCGGCGTTGCAGCGGTTGCCCGCGACACAGCGAGCCGTGCTGATTCTGCGGGAGGTGCTCGCGTTCTCCGCGCAGGAGGTCGCCGACCTGCTGGAGACCAGTACCGCGTCGGTCAACAGCGCGCTGCAGCGGGCCCGCGCCACGATGTCCGCGACGCCGGACGAGTGGCCCGGCCGCCCCGAGGTGGCGCACCGCGAGGCCGCGGACGCGTTCGTTGCGGCGTTCGTCGCCGGTGACGTGGATCGGCTGGTGCGGTTGCTCACCGACGACGTGCGGTTCACCATGCCGCCGCTGCCCGCGTGGTTCGACGGCGTGGACGCGGTCCGGGAGTTCTTCGCGACGCGCGTGTTCGCAACGCCGTGGCGCGCGGTGCGGGTGCCCGACGTGAACGGGCAGCCAGCGTTCATCGGGCACCAGGAGGGCGGCGCTGCGCTGGTCGTCTTGCACTTCCGCGGCGGGCAGGTGTGCTGGGTGGCGTCGTTCCTGGAGCCGGGGATGGTGGCTCGGTTCCAGGGAATTTCCGGCTGA
- a CDS encoding dihydrofolate reductase family protein, giving the protein MRSVIVTNIVSLDGYYAASDGNPLVLNMDEAFDVYNRERIEAADTVLLGRTSFEEFGSYWPSIADAPEDPENPALDEENRRISRAWAVTPNVVVSDRYTVPPAHPWADHTTVVARDGVKEWLANSSGEVVVFGSRTMWNALLDQGLIDEVHLMVSPTVLGDGVPAFTAPRRLRLLGTRTFDGSDNVLHRYAAQR; this is encoded by the coding sequence ATGCGTTCGGTCATCGTCACGAACATCGTCTCTCTCGACGGTTACTACGCCGCCTCGGACGGCAATCCGTTGGTGCTGAACATGGATGAGGCGTTCGACGTCTACAACCGCGAGCGAATCGAAGCCGCCGACACGGTGCTGCTCGGGCGGACGTCGTTCGAGGAATTCGGCAGCTACTGGCCATCGATCGCCGATGCACCGGAGGACCCGGAGAACCCCGCACTCGATGAGGAGAACCGGCGGATCAGCCGGGCGTGGGCGGTCACGCCGAACGTCGTGGTCTCGGACCGGTACACGGTGCCGCCGGCGCATCCGTGGGCGGATCACACTACGGTCGTGGCCCGCGACGGAGTCAAGGAGTGGCTCGCCAACTCATCGGGCGAGGTCGTCGTGTTCGGTAGCCGGACGATGTGGAACGCGCTACTCGACCAGGGGCTGATCGACGAGGTGCACCTGATGGTGAGTCCGACCGTGCTCGGTGACGGCGTGCCGGCGTTCACTGCGCCGCGGCGTCTGCGGCTCCTCGGTACGAGGACGTTCGACGGCTCCGACAACGTCCTTCATCGGTACGCCGCCCAGCGCTGA
- a CDS encoding MerR family transcriptional regulator, with protein sequence MDAPYSIGDLARRTGLSVRTIRFYADAGVVPPTDRSAAGYRRYDADAVARLELVRTLRELGLDLSTIRRVVDRRLSLAEVAAAHAEALDVQIRTLHAQRSVLSLIAARSADPTEVPLMHRLARLSAAERERLVTTFVDETFGDLDANPDFVAMMRAALPELPDDPSPEQLDDWVALAELIQDPRFRASARRAAEYQAAQRADGDRTGLHGALTEEVRTLVEEALAAGVEPDSPAAGPIVDQLVARYAAEFGAADDPAYRASLVTRVEVGGDPYAERYFQLLARLNGWPEFPSLQPVVRWLPAALLALPTSARDSSFLLSSDLPTSEQPVGPWATMRGDRSEWAGGRGSGSGPPPLGSRGP encoded by the coding sequence ATGGACGCCCCGTACTCGATCGGAGACCTGGCCCGTCGGACCGGCCTGTCGGTCCGGACGATCCGGTTCTACGCCGACGCCGGCGTGGTGCCGCCGACCGATCGCAGCGCCGCCGGCTACCGCCGGTACGACGCCGACGCCGTGGCCCGCCTGGAGCTGGTTCGCACACTGCGCGAACTCGGCCTCGACCTGTCCACGATCCGGCGAGTGGTCGATCGTCGGCTCTCGCTGGCCGAGGTCGCGGCGGCGCACGCCGAGGCGCTGGACGTCCAGATCCGCACCCTGCACGCCCAGCGTTCCGTGCTGTCCCTGATCGCCGCACGGAGCGCCGACCCCACGGAGGTTCCCTTGATGCATCGGCTGGCCCGCCTGTCGGCGGCGGAGCGCGAACGGCTGGTCACCACGTTCGTCGACGAGACGTTCGGTGATCTGGACGCCAACCCGGACTTCGTCGCGATGATGCGTGCCGCTCTGCCGGAGCTGCCCGACGATCCCAGCCCGGAGCAACTGGACGACTGGGTGGCGCTGGCCGAGCTGATCCAGGACCCACGGTTCCGGGCAAGTGCCCGGCGCGCCGCCGAATACCAGGCGGCGCAGCGGGCCGACGGCGACCGGACGGGTCTTCACGGCGCGCTGACGGAGGAGGTCCGGACGCTGGTGGAGGAGGCGCTGGCGGCCGGCGTCGAACCGGACTCACCTGCGGCTGGGCCGATCGTCGACCAGCTGGTGGCGCGGTACGCAGCCGAGTTCGGTGCGGCGGACGATCCGGCCTACCGCGCGTCGCTGGTGACCCGCGTGGAGGTGGGAGGCGACCCGTACGCGGAGCGGTACTTCCAGCTGCTGGCGCGGCTCAACGGCTGGCCGGAGTTCCCGTCGCTGCAGCCGGTGGTGCGGTGGCTGCCGGCAGCGCTGCTCGCACTTCCGACCAGCGCACGAGACTCATCGTTCCTCCTCAGCAGCGATCTTCCTACCTCCGAACAACCTGTGGGTCCCTGGGCGACTATGCGTGGGGACCGGTCGGAGTGGGCCGGGGGAAGAGGGTCAGGAAGCGGGCCGCCACCACTCGGCAGCCGCGGACCGTGA
- a CDS encoding winged helix-turn-helix transcriptional regulator produces the protein MARTYDDPCGLARALNLVGDRWALLVVRELLLGPKRFSDLRRGLPGASQSMLTQRLTELEHAGVLGRRQLGPPTSTWVYELTESGHALAPALLELARWGSRTPLTSTVEMSVDALALALRTTFDAAAAGDLRARCSLVVDGDRLVATVEDGRFGIVRAEADAVDAELESSAAALRALVFTDEDVATAEAAGRVTVRGCRVVAARFLTLFPRPTPTGPHA, from the coding sequence GTGGCGCGAACTTACGACGACCCGTGTGGACTGGCCCGGGCGCTCAACCTCGTCGGCGACCGGTGGGCCTTGCTGGTCGTCCGAGAACTCCTGCTGGGGCCGAAACGGTTCTCCGACCTGCGGCGCGGTCTGCCGGGGGCGAGCCAGAGCATGCTCACGCAGCGGCTCACCGAGTTGGAGCACGCCGGTGTGCTGGGTCGACGGCAGCTCGGCCCGCCGACGAGCACATGGGTCTACGAACTCACCGAGAGCGGGCACGCGCTCGCGCCGGCGCTGCTGGAGCTGGCCCGCTGGGGCAGTCGGACGCCGCTCACGTCGACCGTGGAGATGAGCGTGGACGCGCTTGCCCTGGCGCTGCGGACGACGTTCGACGCGGCCGCCGCCGGCGACCTGCGGGCGCGGTGCTCACTGGTCGTCGACGGTGATCGGCTGGTCGCGACGGTGGAGGACGGACGCTTCGGGATCGTTCGCGCGGAGGCCGACGCGGTGGACGCGGAGCTGGAGAGCAGCGCCGCGGCCCTTCGTGCGCTGGTGTTCACCGACGAGGACGTCGCGACTGCCGAAGCCGCCGGCCGGGTCACGGTCCGCGGCTGCCGAGTGGTGGCGGCCCGCTTCCTGACCCTCTTCCCCCGGCCCACTCCGACCGGTCCCCACGCATAG
- a CDS encoding pyridoxamine 5'-phosphate oxidase family protein has translation MNPAQGDVGLLDHPVAKTLLTSTELARLAYVAADGTPRLFSMLFHWSDGELVMATFGGAAKIAALRAAPDVAVQIDVPGPPPHVLQLRGRAELTEVDGLVPEYVLAHHRYYGPEQGAANIAGLDRPGTRMARIAVRPSWVGVLDFETRFPGHGPGAHA, from the coding sequence ATGAACCCCGCACAAGGCGACGTCGGCCTGCTGGACCATCCGGTGGCGAAGACGTTGCTGACCTCCACCGAGCTGGCCCGGTTGGCCTACGTTGCGGCCGACGGCACGCCGCGCCTGTTCTCGATGCTCTTCCACTGGTCCGATGGCGAACTCGTGATGGCGACGTTCGGCGGTGCCGCGAAGATCGCCGCGCTGCGGGCGGCACCCGACGTCGCGGTCCAGATCGACGTCCCCGGGCCGCCACCGCACGTCCTGCAGTTGCGCGGGCGAGCCGAGCTGACCGAGGTCGACGGGCTGGTACCCGAGTACGTCCTCGCCCACCACCGGTACTACGGCCCCGAGCAGGGTGCCGCGAACATCGCCGGGCTGGACCGCCCCGGCACCCGGATGGCGCGAATCGCCGTGCGGCCGTCGTGGGTCGGCGTCCTCGACTTCGAGACCCGGTTCCCCGGGCACGGGCCGGGAGCCCACGCATGA
- a CDS encoding alpha/beta fold hydrolase: MSARTYGLLPGAGGSAWYWHRVVPLLRERGHEAIAVDLPADDDAYGLEDYVDVVVNAVGKRDDLVLVAQSMGGLTAPLVCDRVPVSELILVNAMIPAPGESGGEWWSATGQGQAQRESDEREGRDPDAPFDPMVHFLHDVPAEVLADADAHQRDQSGTPFALPWPRDSWPDVPTRVLSSRDDRLFPVDFQVRVAQERLGITPEILPGGHLVALSRPVELVDLLVD; encoded by the coding sequence ATGAGCGCCCGAACGTACGGTCTGCTGCCGGGAGCCGGCGGGAGCGCCTGGTACTGGCACCGGGTGGTGCCGCTCCTGCGGGAGCGCGGTCACGAGGCGATCGCGGTCGACCTGCCGGCCGACGACGACGCGTACGGCCTCGAGGACTACGTCGACGTGGTGGTGAACGCCGTCGGCAAGCGCGACGACCTCGTGCTGGTGGCCCAGTCCATGGGTGGTCTCACCGCACCCCTGGTCTGCGACCGCGTTCCGGTCTCCGAACTGATCCTGGTCAACGCGATGATTCCGGCGCCGGGCGAGTCCGGCGGTGAGTGGTGGTCCGCGACCGGCCAAGGTCAGGCGCAGCGCGAGTCCGACGAACGGGAGGGCCGCGACCCGGACGCGCCGTTCGACCCGATGGTCCACTTCCTGCACGACGTCCCGGCCGAGGTGCTCGCCGACGCGGACGCTCACCAGCGGGACCAGTCCGGCACGCCGTTCGCGCTGCCCTGGCCGCGGGACAGCTGGCCGGACGTGCCGACCCGCGTACTGAGCAGCCGCGACGACCGGCTGTTCCCGGTCGACTTCCAGGTGCGGGTGGCGCAGGAGCGCCTCGGCATCACGCCGGAGATCCTGCCCGGCGGGCACCTGGTCGCGCTGAGTCGCCCGGTCGAGCTGGTGGACCTGCTCGTCGACTGA